A window from Acinonyx jubatus isolate Ajub_Pintada_27869175 chromosome E1, VMU_Ajub_asm_v1.0, whole genome shotgun sequence encodes these proteins:
- the TMEM94 gene encoding transmembrane protein 94 isoform X10 — protein sequence MLGRSLPFGGDHIHLGMPAVLWAHGSEGEARGLCPNLLSHVEYCWAPSLWLEKSSPVRLQTQLRNQLEGEPPLALGLSTRKALSILKEQLEAVLEGHLKERKKCLTWKEMWRSSFLHHSNRCSCFHWPGASLMLLAVLLLLGCHGGQPAGSHGAELVSASALCLLLLLNLILIGRQDRLKRREVERRLRGIIDQIQDALRDGKEIKWPDAMYPDLHMPFAPSWSLHWAYRDGHLVNLPVSLLVEGDIIALRPGQESFASLRGIKDDEHIVLEPGDLFPPFSPPPSPRGEVKKGPQNPQQHRLFRVLETPVIDNIRWCLDMALSRPVTALDNERFTVQSVMLHYAVPVVLAGFLITNALRFMLNAPGVTSWQYTLLQLQVNGVLPVLPLLFPALWVLATACGEARVLAQMSKASPSSLLAKFSEDTLSSYTEAVSSQEMLRCIWGHFLRVIQGTSPTLSHSSSLLHSLGSVTVLCCVDKQGILSWPNPSPETVLFFSGKVEPPHSSHEDLTDDLSTRSFCHPEERGDWPGDGPKPPEFYSHHKAHGRSKHPSGSNAQPGLEGEPYEAEDFVCDYHLEMLSLSQDQQNPSCIQFDDSNWQLHLTSLKPLGLNVLLNLCNASVTERLCRFSDHLCNIALQESHSAVLPVHVPWGLCELARLIGFTPGAKELFKQENHLALYRLPSAEMVKETSLGRLSCVTKRRPPLSHMISLFIKDTTTSTEQMLSHGTADVVLEACTDFWDGADIYPLSGSDRKKVLDFYQRACLSGYCSAFAYKPMSCALSSQLNGKCIELVQAPGQSSIFTMCELPSTVPIKLSTRRNSWSSDEGIGEVLEKEDCMQALSGQIFMGMVSSQYQARLDIVRLIDGLVNACIRFVYFSLEDELKSKVFAEKMGLETGWNCHISLTPNGDMPGSEIPPSSPSHAGSLHDDLNQVSRDDAEGLLLMEEEGHSDLISFQPTDSDLPSFLEDCNRAKLPRGIHQVRPHLQNIDNVPLLVPLFTDCTPETMCEMIKIMQEYGEVTCCLGSSANLRNSCLFLQSDISIALDPLYPSRCSWETFGYATSTSMAQASDGLSPLQLSGQLNSLPCSLTFRQEETISIIRLIEQARHATYGIRKCFLFLLQCQLTLVVIQFLSCLVQLPPLLSTTDILWLSCFCYPLLSISLLGKPPHSSIMSMATGKNLQSIPKKTQHYFLLCFLLKFSLTVSSCLICFGFTLQSFCDSSRARNLTNCSSIMLSSHADTAPAWFDDFANGLLTAQKLTAALTVLHTVFISITHVHRTKPLWRKSPLTNLWWAVTVPVVLLGQVGQTAVDLQLWTHRDSRVHFGLEDVPLLTWLLGCLSLVLVVVTNEIVKLHEIRVRVRYQKRQKLQFETKLGMNSPF from the exons ATGCTGGGGAGGAGCCTTCCTTTTGGGGGTGATCACATTCATCTGGGCATGCCTGCAGTACTCTGGGCCCATGGATCTGAAGGAGAAGCACGTG GGCTCTGCCCCAACCTGCTGAGCCATGTTGAGTACTGTTGGGCACCCTCTCTGTGGTTAGAGAAGAGCTCCCCAGTCAGACTCCAAACACAGCTGCGTAACCAGCTGGAG GGCGAGCCACCCTTGGCCCTGGGCCTGTCCACCCGGAAGGCCCTCAGCATCCTGAAGGAGCAGCTCGAGGCGGTGCTGGAAGGACACCTGAAGGAACGGAAGAAATGTCTCACGTGGAAG GAGATGTGGAGAAGCAGCTTCCTGCACCACAGTAACCGCTGCTCCTGCTTCCACTGGCCGGGCGCCTCGCTCATGCTGCTGgcggtgctgctgctgctgggctgCCACGGGGGCCAGCCGGCGGGCAG CCACGGGGCCGAGCTGGTGAGCGCCTCGGCGCTGTGCCTCCTGCTCCTTCTCAACCTCATCCTCATCGGGCGGCAAGATCGGCTGAAGCGCAGGGAGGTAGAGCGGAGGCTCCGAGGGATCATTGACCAAATCCAAG ATGCGCTCAGGGATGGCAAGGAGATCAAGTGGCCGGATGCCATGTACCCAGACCTCCACATGCCCTTTGCACCATCCTGGTCCCTGCACTGGGCGTACAGAGATGGACATCTGGTCAACCTGCCAGTTAGCCTGTTGGTGGAAGGAGACATCATAGCTCTGAGGCCCGGCCAGGAATCGTTCGCCTCTCTGAGGGGGATCAAG GATGATGAACACATTGTCTTAGAGCCGGGAGACctgtttccccctttctctccacccccttcccccaggggAGAAGTGAAGAAAGGGCCACAGAACCCACAGCAGCACAGACTCTTCCGTGTCCTTGAGACCCCTGTGATTGACAACATCAG GTGGTGCCTGGACATGGCCCTGTCCCGCCCAGTCACTGCTCTGGACAACGAACGGTTCACGGTGCAGTCGGTGATGTTGCACTACGCTGTGCCTGTGGTCCTG GCCGGCTTCCTCATCACCAATGCCCTGCGCTTTATGCTGAATGCCCCTGGGGTCACGTCCTGGCAGTACACCCTCCTCCAGCTACAG GTGAACGGCGTCCTGCCCGTCCTCCCCCTGCTCTTTCCAGCCCTCTGGGTTCTGGCGACCGCCTGTGGAGAAGCCCGCGTCCTGGCTCAGATGAGCAAGGCCTCTCCCAGCTCCTTG CTGGCCAAGTTCTCGGAGGACACTCTCAGCAGCTATACAGAAGCCGTCTCCTCTCAG GAAATGCTACGCTGCATTTGGGGTCACTTCCTGCGGGTGATCCAGGGGACGTCGCCGACGCTGAGCCATAGTTCCAGCCTGTTGCACAGCTTGGGCTCTGTCACG GTCCTATGCTGTGTGGACAAACAGGGGATCCTGTCGTGGCCAAACCCCAGCCCGGAGACCGTGTTGTTCTTCAGTGGGAAGGTGGAGCCCCCACACAGCAGCCACGAGGACCTAACAGATGACCTGTCCACCCGCTCCTTCTGCCACCCCGAG GAACGTGGTGACTGGCCCGGTGACGGTCCCAAGCCCCCTGAATTCTACTCTCACCACAAAGCACACGGCCGCAGCAAACACCCATCCGGCTCCAAT GCCCAGCCCGGACTGGAGGGCGAGCCGTACGAAGCGGAGGACTTTGTGTGTGACTACCACCTGGAGATGCTGAGCCTGTCACAGGATCAGCAGAACCCCTCCTGCATCCAGTTCGATGACTCCAACTGGCAGCTGCACCTTACATCCCTGAAGCCCCTGGGTCTCAACGTGCTGCTGAACTTGTGTAACGCCAGCGTCACGGAGCGGCTGTGCCGGTTCTCAGACCACCTGTGCAACATCGCCCTGCAGGAGAGCCACAGCGCCGTCCTGCCCGTGCACGTACCCTGGGGCCTCTGCGAGCTGGCCCGCCTCATAG GCTTCACTCCTGGGGCCAAGGAGCTCTTCAAACAGGAAAACCACCTTGCACTCTACCGCCTCCCCAGTGCCGAGATGGTGAAGGAAACCTCACTGGGAAGGCTCTCCTGTGTCACCAAGCGGCGCCCCCCCCTCAGCCACATGATCAGCCTCTTCATCAAGGACACCACCACCA gTACAGAACAGATGCTGTCCCATGGCACGGCGGACGTGGTCTTAGAGGCCTGCACAGACTTCTGGGACGGGGCCGACATCTACCCTCTTTCGGGTTCTGACAG AAAGAAAGTGCTGGATTTCTACCAGCGAGCCTGCTTGTCTGGCTACTGCTCTGCCTTTGCCTACAAGCCCATGAGCTGCGCCCTGTCCTCTCAACTCAACGGCAAGTGCATTGAGCTGGTGCAGGCGCCTGGCCAAAGCAGCATCTTCACCATGTGCGAGCTGCCCAGCACTGTCCCCATCAAGCTCAGCACCCGCCGCAACAGCTGGAGCTCTGACG AAGGGATCGGGGAGGTGCTGGAGAAGGAAGACTGTATGCAGGCCCTGAGCGGCCAGATCTTCATGGGCATGGTGTCCTCCCAGTACCAGGCCCGGCTGGACATCGTGCGCCTCATCGATGGGCTGGTCAATGCCTGCATCCGCTTCGTCTACTTCTCTTTGGAGGATGAGCTCAAAAGCAAG GTGTTTGCAGAAAAGATGGGCCTGGAGACAGGTTGGAACTGCCACATCTCTCTCACGCCCAATGGGGACATGCCTGGCTCTGAGATCCCCCCCTCCAGCCCTAGCCATGCTGGCTCCCTGCATGATGACCTGAATCAGG TGTCCCGAGACGATGCAGAAGGGCTCCTTCTGATGGAGGAGGAGGGTCACTCTGACCTCATTAGCTTCCAGCCGACAGACAGTGACCTCCCCAGCTTCCTGGAGGACTGCAACCGG GCCAAGCTGCCCCGAGGCATCCACCAGGTGCGTCCCCACCTGCAGAACATTGACAACGTGCCCCTGCTAGTGCCCCTGTTCACCGACTGTACCCCCGAGA CCATGTGTGAGATGATCAAGATCATGCAGGAATATGGGGAGGTGACCTGCTGCCTGGGCAGCTCTGCCAACCTCAGGAACAGTTGCCTTTTCCTCCAGAGCGACATCAG CATCGCCCTGGATCCCCTGTACCCATCCCGCTGCTCCTGGGAGACCTTTGGCTACGCCACCAGCACCAGCATGGCCCAGGCCTCGGATGGCCTTTCTCCCCTGCAGCTCTCGGGGCAGCTCAACAGCCTGCCCTGCTCCCTGACATTTCGCCAAGAAGAGACCATCAGCATCATCCGGCTCATTGAGCAG GCTCGGCACGCCACCTACGGCATTCGCAAGTGCTTCCTCTTCCTGCTGCAATGCCAGTTGACTCTGGTGGTCATCCAG TTCCTGTCTTGTCTGGTTCAGCTGCCACCGCTGCTGAGTACCACTGACATCCTGTGGCTGTCCTGCTTTTGCTACCCTCTGCTCAG CATCTCTCTGCTGGGAAAGCCCCCGCATAGCTCCATCATGTCTATGGCCACGGGGAAGAACCTTCAGTCCATTCCTAAGAAG ACCCAGCACTACTTCCTGCTCTGCTTCTTGCTCAAATTCAGCCTCACCGTCAGCTCGTGCCTCATCTGCTTTGGCTTCACGCTGCAGAGCTTCTGTGACAGCTCCCGGGCCCGCAACCTCACCAACTGCTCCTCCATCATGCTGAGCAG TCATGCCGACACAGCTCCAGCCTGGTTTGACGACTTTGCCAACGGACTGCTGACGGCCCAGAAGCTCACGGCGGCCCTGACCGTCCTGCACACGG TCTTCATTTCTATCACCCACGTGCATCGCACCAAGCCCCTGTGGAGAAAGAGCCCCTTGACAAACCTCTGGTGGGCCGTGACGGTGCCCGTGGT CCTGCTGGGGCAGGTGGGCCAGACGGCAGTGGACCTACAGCTGTGGACACACAGGGACAGCCGTGTCCACTTTGGCCTGGAGGACGTGCCTCTGCTGACATGGCTCCTGGGCTGCCTCTCCCTGGTCCTTGTGGTGGTCACCAACGAGATCGTGAAGCTGCATGAGATTCG GGTCCGGGTTCGCTACCAGAAGCGACAGAAACTGCAGTTTGAAACGAAGCTGGGCATGAACTCCCCCTTCTGA
- the TMEM94 gene encoding transmembrane protein 94 isoform X9, whose translation MLGRSLPFGGDHIHLGMPAVLWAHGSEGEARGLCPNLLSHVEYCWAPSLWLEKSSPVRLQTQLRNQLEGEPPLALGLSTRKALSILKEQLEAVLEGHLKERKKCLTWKEMWRSSFLHHSNRCSCFHWPGASLMLLAVLLLLGCHGGQPAGSHGAELVSASALCLLLLLNLILIGRQDRLKRREVERRLRGIIDQIQDALRDGKEIKWPDAMYPDLHMPFAPSWSLHWAYRDGHLVNLPVSLLVEGDIIALRPGQESFASLRGIKDDEHIVLEPGDLFPPFSPPPSPRGEVKKGPQNPQQHRLFRVLETPVIDNIRWCLDMALSRPVTALDNERFTVQSVMLHYAVPVVLAGFLITNALRFMLNAPGVTSWQYTLLQLQVNGVLPVLPLLFPALWVLATACGEARVLAQMSKASPSSLLAKFSEDTLSSYTEAVSSQEMLRCIWGHFLRVIQGTSPTLSHSSSLLHSLGSVTVLCCVDKQGILSWPNPSPETVLFFSGKVEPPHSSHEDLTDDLSTRSFCHPEVEEEERGDWPGDGPKPPEFYSHHKAHGRSKHPSGSNAQPGLEGEPYEAEDFVCDYHLEMLSLSQDQQNPSCIQFDDSNWQLHLTSLKPLGLNVLLNLCNASVTERLCRFSDHLCNIALQESHSAVLPVHVPWGLCELARLIGFTPGAKELFKQENHLALYRLPSAEMVKETSLGRLSCVTKRRPPLSHMISLFIKDTTTSTEQMLSHGTADVVLEACTDFWDGADIYPLSGSDRKKVLDFYQRACLSGYCSAFAYKPMSCALSSQLNGKCIELVQAPGQSSIFTMCELPSTVPIKLSTRRNSWSSDEGIGEVLEKEDCMQALSGQIFMGMVSSQYQARLDIVRLIDGLVNACIRFVYFSLEDELKSKVFAEKMGLETGWNCHISLTPNGDMPGSEIPPSSPSHAGSLHDDLNQVSRDDAEGLLLMEEEGHSDLISFQPTDSDLPSFLEDCNRAKLPRGIHQVRPHLQNIDNVPLLVPLFTDCTPETMCEMIKIMQEYGEVTCCLGSSANLRNSCLFLQSDISIALDPLYPSRCSWETFGYATSTSMAQASDGLSPLQLSGQLNSLPCSLTFRQEETISIIRLIEQARHATYGIRKCFLFLLQCQLTLVVIQFLSCLVQLPPLLSTTDILWLSCFCYPLLSISLLGKPPHSSIMSMATGKNLQSIPKKTQHYFLLCFLLKFSLTVSSCLICFGFTLQSFCDSSRARNLTNCSSIMLSSHADTAPAWFDDFANGLLTAQKLTAALTVLHTVFISITHVHRTKPLWRKSPLTNLWWAVTVPVVLLGQVGQTAVDLQLWTHRDSRVHFGLEDVPLLTWLLGCLSLVLVVVTNEIVKLHEIRVRVRYQKRQKLQFETKLGMNSPF comes from the exons ATGCTGGGGAGGAGCCTTCCTTTTGGGGGTGATCACATTCATCTGGGCATGCCTGCAGTACTCTGGGCCCATGGATCTGAAGGAGAAGCACGTG GGCTCTGCCCCAACCTGCTGAGCCATGTTGAGTACTGTTGGGCACCCTCTCTGTGGTTAGAGAAGAGCTCCCCAGTCAGACTCCAAACACAGCTGCGTAACCAGCTGGAG GGCGAGCCACCCTTGGCCCTGGGCCTGTCCACCCGGAAGGCCCTCAGCATCCTGAAGGAGCAGCTCGAGGCGGTGCTGGAAGGACACCTGAAGGAACGGAAGAAATGTCTCACGTGGAAG GAGATGTGGAGAAGCAGCTTCCTGCACCACAGTAACCGCTGCTCCTGCTTCCACTGGCCGGGCGCCTCGCTCATGCTGCTGgcggtgctgctgctgctgggctgCCACGGGGGCCAGCCGGCGGGCAG CCACGGGGCCGAGCTGGTGAGCGCCTCGGCGCTGTGCCTCCTGCTCCTTCTCAACCTCATCCTCATCGGGCGGCAAGATCGGCTGAAGCGCAGGGAGGTAGAGCGGAGGCTCCGAGGGATCATTGACCAAATCCAAG ATGCGCTCAGGGATGGCAAGGAGATCAAGTGGCCGGATGCCATGTACCCAGACCTCCACATGCCCTTTGCACCATCCTGGTCCCTGCACTGGGCGTACAGAGATGGACATCTGGTCAACCTGCCAGTTAGCCTGTTGGTGGAAGGAGACATCATAGCTCTGAGGCCCGGCCAGGAATCGTTCGCCTCTCTGAGGGGGATCAAG GATGATGAACACATTGTCTTAGAGCCGGGAGACctgtttccccctttctctccacccccttcccccaggggAGAAGTGAAGAAAGGGCCACAGAACCCACAGCAGCACAGACTCTTCCGTGTCCTTGAGACCCCTGTGATTGACAACATCAG GTGGTGCCTGGACATGGCCCTGTCCCGCCCAGTCACTGCTCTGGACAACGAACGGTTCACGGTGCAGTCGGTGATGTTGCACTACGCTGTGCCTGTGGTCCTG GCCGGCTTCCTCATCACCAATGCCCTGCGCTTTATGCTGAATGCCCCTGGGGTCACGTCCTGGCAGTACACCCTCCTCCAGCTACAG GTGAACGGCGTCCTGCCCGTCCTCCCCCTGCTCTTTCCAGCCCTCTGGGTTCTGGCGACCGCCTGTGGAGAAGCCCGCGTCCTGGCTCAGATGAGCAAGGCCTCTCCCAGCTCCTTG CTGGCCAAGTTCTCGGAGGACACTCTCAGCAGCTATACAGAAGCCGTCTCCTCTCAG GAAATGCTACGCTGCATTTGGGGTCACTTCCTGCGGGTGATCCAGGGGACGTCGCCGACGCTGAGCCATAGTTCCAGCCTGTTGCACAGCTTGGGCTCTGTCACG GTCCTATGCTGTGTGGACAAACAGGGGATCCTGTCGTGGCCAAACCCCAGCCCGGAGACCGTGTTGTTCTTCAGTGGGAAGGTGGAGCCCCCACACAGCAGCCACGAGGACCTAACAGATGACCTGTCCACCCGCTCCTTCTGCCACCCCGAGGTAGAGGAGGAG GAACGTGGTGACTGGCCCGGTGACGGTCCCAAGCCCCCTGAATTCTACTCTCACCACAAAGCACACGGCCGCAGCAAACACCCATCCGGCTCCAAT GCCCAGCCCGGACTGGAGGGCGAGCCGTACGAAGCGGAGGACTTTGTGTGTGACTACCACCTGGAGATGCTGAGCCTGTCACAGGATCAGCAGAACCCCTCCTGCATCCAGTTCGATGACTCCAACTGGCAGCTGCACCTTACATCCCTGAAGCCCCTGGGTCTCAACGTGCTGCTGAACTTGTGTAACGCCAGCGTCACGGAGCGGCTGTGCCGGTTCTCAGACCACCTGTGCAACATCGCCCTGCAGGAGAGCCACAGCGCCGTCCTGCCCGTGCACGTACCCTGGGGCCTCTGCGAGCTGGCCCGCCTCATAG GCTTCACTCCTGGGGCCAAGGAGCTCTTCAAACAGGAAAACCACCTTGCACTCTACCGCCTCCCCAGTGCCGAGATGGTGAAGGAAACCTCACTGGGAAGGCTCTCCTGTGTCACCAAGCGGCGCCCCCCCCTCAGCCACATGATCAGCCTCTTCATCAAGGACACCACCACCA gTACAGAACAGATGCTGTCCCATGGCACGGCGGACGTGGTCTTAGAGGCCTGCACAGACTTCTGGGACGGGGCCGACATCTACCCTCTTTCGGGTTCTGACAG AAAGAAAGTGCTGGATTTCTACCAGCGAGCCTGCTTGTCTGGCTACTGCTCTGCCTTTGCCTACAAGCCCATGAGCTGCGCCCTGTCCTCTCAACTCAACGGCAAGTGCATTGAGCTGGTGCAGGCGCCTGGCCAAAGCAGCATCTTCACCATGTGCGAGCTGCCCAGCACTGTCCCCATCAAGCTCAGCACCCGCCGCAACAGCTGGAGCTCTGACG AAGGGATCGGGGAGGTGCTGGAGAAGGAAGACTGTATGCAGGCCCTGAGCGGCCAGATCTTCATGGGCATGGTGTCCTCCCAGTACCAGGCCCGGCTGGACATCGTGCGCCTCATCGATGGGCTGGTCAATGCCTGCATCCGCTTCGTCTACTTCTCTTTGGAGGATGAGCTCAAAAGCAAG GTGTTTGCAGAAAAGATGGGCCTGGAGACAGGTTGGAACTGCCACATCTCTCTCACGCCCAATGGGGACATGCCTGGCTCTGAGATCCCCCCCTCCAGCCCTAGCCATGCTGGCTCCCTGCATGATGACCTGAATCAGG TGTCCCGAGACGATGCAGAAGGGCTCCTTCTGATGGAGGAGGAGGGTCACTCTGACCTCATTAGCTTCCAGCCGACAGACAGTGACCTCCCCAGCTTCCTGGAGGACTGCAACCGG GCCAAGCTGCCCCGAGGCATCCACCAGGTGCGTCCCCACCTGCAGAACATTGACAACGTGCCCCTGCTAGTGCCCCTGTTCACCGACTGTACCCCCGAGA CCATGTGTGAGATGATCAAGATCATGCAGGAATATGGGGAGGTGACCTGCTGCCTGGGCAGCTCTGCCAACCTCAGGAACAGTTGCCTTTTCCTCCAGAGCGACATCAG CATCGCCCTGGATCCCCTGTACCCATCCCGCTGCTCCTGGGAGACCTTTGGCTACGCCACCAGCACCAGCATGGCCCAGGCCTCGGATGGCCTTTCTCCCCTGCAGCTCTCGGGGCAGCTCAACAGCCTGCCCTGCTCCCTGACATTTCGCCAAGAAGAGACCATCAGCATCATCCGGCTCATTGAGCAG GCTCGGCACGCCACCTACGGCATTCGCAAGTGCTTCCTCTTCCTGCTGCAATGCCAGTTGACTCTGGTGGTCATCCAG TTCCTGTCTTGTCTGGTTCAGCTGCCACCGCTGCTGAGTACCACTGACATCCTGTGGCTGTCCTGCTTTTGCTACCCTCTGCTCAG CATCTCTCTGCTGGGAAAGCCCCCGCATAGCTCCATCATGTCTATGGCCACGGGGAAGAACCTTCAGTCCATTCCTAAGAAG ACCCAGCACTACTTCCTGCTCTGCTTCTTGCTCAAATTCAGCCTCACCGTCAGCTCGTGCCTCATCTGCTTTGGCTTCACGCTGCAGAGCTTCTGTGACAGCTCCCGGGCCCGCAACCTCACCAACTGCTCCTCCATCATGCTGAGCAG TCATGCCGACACAGCTCCAGCCTGGTTTGACGACTTTGCCAACGGACTGCTGACGGCCCAGAAGCTCACGGCGGCCCTGACCGTCCTGCACACGG TCTTCATTTCTATCACCCACGTGCATCGCACCAAGCCCCTGTGGAGAAAGAGCCCCTTGACAAACCTCTGGTGGGCCGTGACGGTGCCCGTGGT CCTGCTGGGGCAGGTGGGCCAGACGGCAGTGGACCTACAGCTGTGGACACACAGGGACAGCCGTGTCCACTTTGGCCTGGAGGACGTGCCTCTGCTGACATGGCTCCTGGGCTGCCTCTCCCTGGTCCTTGTGGTGGTCACCAACGAGATCGTGAAGCTGCATGAGATTCG GGTCCGGGTTCGCTACCAGAAGCGACAGAAACTGCAGTTTGAAACGAAGCTGGGCATGAACTCCCCCTTCTGA